The DNA window TTCATTCGCCCGCCATATCGTTTTCGTGCCGTCGATTGCTTGCTGACCAACTTCCACTTGCCGCGAACCACGTTGTTGGTGCTAGCCCGCACGTTCGGCGGCGACGAACTCCTCCGCCGGGCTTACGACGAAGCCGTTCGCAGCGAATACCGCTTTTACAGCTACGGCGACGCCATGCTGATTGTGTGAGAGAGCGCCTGGAGCAGGGCATAGGGCGGGCTGAAAATGGGAGGCTACCGGTAAGAGCGATGATATAGTGAAAGGTGAGCAGTTCGCGCGGGGTCCTCGTCAATTATCTGCCCGGGCGATATATTGCCTTTTCAATCATCTACTGAACCCTGAACCCTCACTTCCACGCATGTCCCTTGTCCATACCGAACACGTGTTGGTCGTCCCCACCGAGTTATTTCGCCGCCTGGGCTATTTCCAGGGTTTTACCTGCGATGTCGATCGTTATCTGGCCGAATTGCTCAGTCCCGGCAACACCAGTTACCGGCCGCGGGGCGAAATGGAGGAAAACCCCGGCTTCAAGCAACTGATTCCCTACGTCATATTCCGCCACCGTGATGCCGCCGGCCGCGACTATTTATTCCAATACACTCGCGGCAAAGGCATGGGCGAAAGTCGCCTGCACAGCAAACGCAGTGTCGGCGTCGGCGGGCACATTTCTATCGACGATTGCACCGCCGAGGGAACCGTCCCCTACGCCGAGGGCATGCAGCGCGAGCTGGACGAAGAGGTCATCATCAATACCCCTTATGCCAGCCGCTGTGTAGGATTGATTAACGACGATCAAACCCCTGTCGGCCAGGTCCATTTGGGCGTGGTTCATCTGTTCGATGTCCAGCGCCCCGCCGTCGAGCCGCGCGAAGCCGAAATTCTCGACGCCGGTTTCCGCCCGGCGGCCGAGCTCCTGGCCGATTTGGATCGGTTTGAATCGTGGTCCCAATTTTGCCTCCGCGCTTTGTTTGGCTGATGCGAAAGCCGTCGATCGCATCAATCATCCATCAGCCCGAAGCCGCCCTATTAGCGCTGCGTGATCGCATGGCCGCTGACTTGCCCATTTACATGGATAACCACGCCACCACGCGCGTCGATCCGCGAGTGCTGGAGGTCATGTTGCCGTTTTTCAGCGAGCACTATGGGAACGCCGGCAGCACCAGCCATCAATACGGTTGGGAAGCCCGCGAGGCGGTCGATGCGGCCCGAGAAAGCATCGCCGCGGCCATCGGCGCCCAGCCACGCGAAATCGTCTTCACCAGCGGCGCGACCGAAAGCAACAACCTGGCCTTGCGCGGCGTGGCGGATCGGGCTCTTTCAAAACAAGGTTTGTCGAACAGCCACGCTTGGCCGCCGCACATCATCAGCGTGATTACCGAGCATAAGGCGATCCTCGATCCCTTGGAATATCTCGCCCATCATGGCTGCGAAATTACGCTCCTGCCGGTGGAGCAGGCCGGCAGCGAGCGCGCCGGCTCAATTTCAGCCGATCAGGTCGCCGCCGCCATCCGCGATAACACCGTGTTGGTAAGCGTGATGCTGGCCAATAACGAGATCGGTGTCATCCAGCCGCTGGCCGAAATCGGCGCCGTGTGCCGCCAGCGCAAAATCTTACTGCACACCGACGCCACGCAAGCCGTCGGAAAAATGCCTGTCAATGTGGATGATCTGCAAGTCGACTTGCTCAGTTTTTCCGCCCACAAAATCTATGGTCCCAAGGGCGTTGGCGCGCTGTTCGTGCGGCGACGGGCTCCGTTGGTCAAGCTGGAACCGCAGATTTTCGGCGGCGGGCAGGAAAACGGCTTCCGCAGCGGAACTGCCAACGTGCCCGGCATGGTCGGCATGGCGCGAGCCTTGGAATTATGCCGCGAAGAAATGTTGATGGAACAGCCACGCTTGGCGATGCTGCGCGATCGCCTGTATGCCGGGCTGACCGAACAGTTTCCCGACATCTTGGTGAACGGCCCCGTCCTGGAACAGTCCATACATCGCGACGGAGCGATTCGCCTCCCCGGTAATCTCAATCTCAGCTTCGGTGATGTTGACGGCGAAGCCCTGCTGCTGGACATGCAGGATCGGCTGGCGGTGAGTTCCGGTAGCGCTTGCACCTCCGCCAATCCACAGCCCAGCCACGTGCTACGGGCTCTAGGACTTTCCGACGACGCAGTTCGCAGCAGCCTGCGGTTCGGCCTGGGCCGGTTCAACACCGCCGAAGAAGTGGAAACTGCCATTCAAATCGTCGTTGACTCGGTCACCCGCCTGCGAAAGCTTGGCAGCCTGGCGTAACCGCTTTCGCCGTAAATTTCCGCGTTTGGCGGTGGCAAAAATGCCCTCTTCCATTTCAATATTTCAGCGTATAATTTAGACATCTGCGGATGCGAAAAATCAGCCCATAAAATAAATTTCACACGTTATCCAGGAGCTTAACCGCCATGGCAGTTTCCATCACTGAACGGGCCGCGAAAGAAGTCAAGAAAATTCTCGAAGATCAAAAGATGGAACCCACTACGTTGTTGCGTGTGGGCGTGGCCGGCGGCGGCTGCAGCGGCTTCCAATACAGCCTGGGCTTCGATCAGAAGTACGACGAAAAGGCCGACTCCAAATACGATTGCCACGGCGTAAGCGTGGTGGTCGACAAAAAAAGCGCCCTGTACCTCGACGGCACCACGGTCGATTTCTACGAAGGCCTCGAAAAGCGCGGCTTCACGTTTGACAACCCCAACGCCGTAAAAAGCTGCGGCTGCGGCAGCTCGTTCCAGGCGTAAGCAATTTCGCTGCATGCCACGGTAATTTGCCTTTGAATCATTGCCAGCGGCGGGATTTATTCCCGCCGCTTTTCGTTTCATTGCCGATGCCGTAGAATCACCGGCATGAAGAAAATCCATATTATCGGCATCGGCGACGACGGGCTGGAAGGCATCACGGCCCAAGCCCGCCGGCTCATCGAAGAAGCCGATCTCGTCCTGGGCGCCGAAGCCACGCTCAGCCTGCTCCCCAAATCCGGCGTCACTGACCAGCGTGTGCCGCTGGGCGGCAATCTTGACGACGCCGTGCAGCAAGTCAGCAAAGCCGGCAATAAAAAAATTGCCGTGTTGGCCTCCGGCGATCCGCTGTTTTACGGCGTGGCACGTTACCTGTGCGATAAGCTCGGCAAAGATCGCTTCGAAGTCGTGCCGCATGTCAGCAGCATGCAATTGGCGTTCGCCCGTGTGAAGGAAAGCTGGGAAGACGCTTATCTCACCAATCTCGCATCATATCCGCTGAATTCGGTCATCGAAAAAATTCGCGTCTCCGACACCGTCGGCTTGTTCACCAGCGAAGCGTTTCCACCCGCCGCCGTCGCCAAAGCATTGCTCGCCGAGCAGATCGATTATTTCCAGGCATACGTGTGCGAAAATCTCGGCTCTCCCGACGAGCGCGTCACGCACGGCTCTCTTGGCGAAATTGCCCGCGAGCAATTCTCCGCGCTCAACGTTATGATTTTGGTCCGGCGGCCCGAAACCCCCGACCGCCCGACCGACGCCCGGCCGCTGCGTCGCTTTGGCAATCCCGACGAAGTATTTTTGCAATCGCGCCCCAAGCGCGGCCTGCTCACGCCGGCCGAAGTCCGCAGCCTGGCCCTGGCGGAATTAGCCATCGGCGCTAAAAGCGTCGTGTGGGATGTCGGCGCCGGCAGCGGATCGGTATCCATCGAAGCCGCTCAGTTAGCCGCCGAAGGCACGGCCTACGCCATCGAAATGGATCCCGAAGATATTGAGCTGATCAAAACCAACGCCCAGCGCTTCCGCGTCAAAAACCTGGTTCCCGTGCTCGGCCGCGCTCCAGAAGCGTGGGGCAATTTGCCGCAGCCCGATTGCATTTTTGTCGGTGGCAGCGGCCGCGAAATTGCCCGTCTTGTGGAGTTGGCCTACAAGCAACTCAAGCCTGGCGGGCGGTTAGTCGCCACCGTGGGCAGCATCGAAAATTTGTCGGCCGTGCGCGACGGGCTCCAACGTCAGGCCGGCGACGTTAGCGTGCTTTTGGTCAACGTCGCCCGTGGCACGCAGCAGTTGGAAAGCATGCGTTTTGTGGCATTGAACCCCACGTTTTTGCTCAGCGCCGTCAAGCCAAAATGAAAGTCGTTCTTTCGACTCGTTAAATTATGCCTGACGAAAAACCGCTCGACGTGATTGCCGTGGGCGCGCATCCCGACGATGTCGAAATCGCCTGCGGCGGCACGCTGGCCAAATTGGCCAAACAGGGCTACCGCGTCGGCATTGTCGATCTGACCGATGGCGAACCCACGCCCAACTCGCCTGGGCCGGAAGCGCGGCTGGCCGAGGCCGATGCCGCCGCAAAAAAACTGGGCGTGCATGTGAGGGTGCAGTTGGGTTTGCCCAATCGCCGGCTATTCGACACTTTCGAAGCCCGCGTAGCACTGGGCAAAGTTTTTCGCCGCTACCGGCCGCGGCTGGTATTCGGCTTCGGCGAAAAAACACCGCTCGCTTCGCCCGATCATTTCCAGGCCATGCAAATTACCGATGCGGGCGTGTTCTACGCCCGGCTGACGAAGTGGGATCAACATTTCGACGGCCTGCCGGTCCACACCATTTCGGCTTACCTCTATTACACGCTAGCTTTTACATCCTTCGGCGTTCCTCCCGGTGCTGGCAGCATTGTGGTCGATATTACCGATACGTTGGAGGCCAAGCTGGCGGCCATCCGCTGCTATCAAACTCAGTTCGGCGCCGCGCCGGAAAAGCAAATTGAAAAGCGCGTGCAAGCATTCGCGGTGCAACTTGGGACGGCAGCAGGATTTCCGGCCGGCGAAATGTTTTCCAGCCCCCGCTTGATCGGCACCCGCGACCTGATGCACTTTCTATTCGGCCAGAAACCGGGCGATCAACCGGCCCCGCCGGAGCCGCCACGTTGACAAAATGAGGTTGCACCTGCTCGTGGCCAAATTGTAACATTCGCGGCACTTGATTGAGCCGCCCAGCGCGGCGCGTGGATCGCAAGGAGGCGACACATGCTACCAGATCATCCAAGTAAAGCAGCCGAATCGTACAAATCTTTGGTCCGTTCGGCAAAGGTCGAGCCGCTCGATTTATTACACGATCGGCCCCAGGCGGTGCAAGGCCCCAACCGCGGCTACCGCAAGTTCATTCTGTTGGCTCATCAGCGATCCGGTTCGTCGATGATGGTCGACACGCTGGCCAAGCACCCGCAAATTCTCTCCTTTGGCGAGCTCTTCGTTCCAGGCCGCATTGATTTTGAGATCGAAGGTTACGACCCGCATTCGGCCAAGCTGCTGGCTTTACGCAATGCGCGGCCGCTGCAGTTTCTCGAAGAGTTCGTGTTTTCGTCGTACTCGAACGATATTAAGGCGGTGGGGTTTAAGCTGTTTCCGGATCAAATTGACAATTTCTCCTTCCGCTGTGTTTGGAAATGGCTCAAGCGTAATCCAGACATCAAAATTATTTACCTCACGCGCCGCAATCTGCTCGCCACCTACGCGTCGCTGCAAATTGCCAAAAGAAGCGGCGTGTTTGCAATCAAAAATGAGTCCGAAAGAGTGCAGGCGACAATTAAGATTAAACCCAGAAAATGCTTGGCCGAATGGCGAAAGAGAAAGCGTTATCACCAGCTCGTCGAAAAAAAGATCAAAGAGCGCGAGATGCTCAAGTGGATCTACGAAGATTTTACGCAATCCCCCGACCAGCATCTCCGGCAAGTGCAGCAATTTCTCGGGGTCGACGTATCCGATCTGAAAATCAGCACCGTCAAGCAGGAGGTACGCCCCCTCTCCGCCGTCATTGAAAATTATTACCAATTGCAGCAGCACTTTTCCGGCACTCAGTGGGAACAATTCTTCGATCTTCCTCCCTTGCCGCAGCCTCTCCTGCCTGCTTCCACCCGAGGTGCGATGCCGGCCTTCGGTTCCGAACGAACGCCGGGCAGAAAAACCGCTCGCTTGCGGGCCGGAATTCCCAGCAAAATGTTCAGCCGCCGCTCCGTCATGGCTTCCGCGTTGGCCCTCAGTTTCTTTTTCGTCGGCTTATTTTTTGTGCAAATATTCGGCTCAAAAGTTTCAGCGGAAGATCAAACGGTTACCGCCATTAACCAGACGGCTGCTCGAATTGAACAGTACGTGCAGCAACACCGCGAGTTGCCCACGGCGCTTGATGGTCTGGCGGCTTCCAACTCCGAATCGAAACAGGCGACCGACGCTTGGAGCCGCCCGATTAAGTATAAAATTATCGAGCCCGATACTTTTGAGCTCGTCAGCTACGGCGCGGACGGCGCCCCTGGCGGCAGCGGCGAGGGCGCCGATATTGTGCGCACCTATCAGGTCGTGGCCGGCCAGGTGCGCGACCTTCGCTAACGTTGTTTGATGGCAGGCCGTCTCATTGCGGTTGCGGCCCGCGCCTTTCCGGCAGTGTGTTTTTTCTGGCCGGTTGCCGGCCGCCGTTTTTCGCGGTTTTCGGTTTTGCCGGTTAATTCGTACAAAAACCGACTTGGTTCCGTCGGTCGGCTTTTGCCCCATTTCAGCCGCGACAGCGCCAGCGACAAGGTCAGCCGATCCTTCGCCCGGGTCACGCCCACGTAACACAGCCGGCGCTCCTCGTCGATGGCCTTCTGGTCTCCATTTTTCTCCGCATCGACCGACTTCTGGTGCGGCAGCAATCCTTCTTCCATGCCCACTAAATACACGTGCGGAAATTCCAATCCCTTGGCGGCGTGCAGCGTCATCAGCGCAATGGCGTTTCGATTGAGCTTCGATTCCTTGTCCCCCGCTTCGTCGCGCTCGCCCAACGCCACCTCGTCCAAAAACGCCCGCAGCGTCGGCTTTTTTGTCCGTTTTTCAAAGGCCGCCAAGGCATTGATCAGCTCCTGCACCGAAGCCCAGCGCGATTGCTGCTCGTTGACATCCGGATACTGCCGGGCCAAATCATCCTGGTAACGAATGTGCGAAATCAAATGCGTTGCCAGGCTTGCCGGTGGTTCGCCTCCCACGCGGCTGCGATACGATTCTATCAGCTGGCGAAATTTGCTAATCGCTTCCTGCGCAACGGGCGTCAATTTGCATTCCGGCGGCAGGTCCGCCAAAACATCCCACAACGGAAGGCCTTGTTGCACCGCGTGTTCCAACAGCGCTTTGACCGTCGTTTGCCCAATGCCGCGCGGCGGCGTGTTGATAATCCGCAATAGCGATGGTTCATCCTGCGGCTGATCGAGCACGCGCAAATAAGCCAGCACGTCCTTGATTTCGCGACGATCGTAGAACGATTGCCCGCCAATCAGCACGTAGGGAATGTTCTCGTGGCGCAGCTCCATTTCAAACGGCCGAGGCTGTTCGTTGGTGCGGCACAAAATAGCGATGTCGCGCGGCTGTATCGCCAGGTTCTGCAATCGCAGCTTGATGTCTCCCACCACGTGCGCCGCCTCGTCGGTTTCGTCCTGACATTGCACAATCACCGGCTGCAAGCCCCCCGGCCGCGATGCCCGCAATACTTTTTCGTGCCGCTGTCGGTTGAAGGCAATCAGCCGGTTGGCAAATTCCAAAATGGCTTCGCAGGTGCGGTAATTATCTTCCAGGCAAATTACTTTGGCGTCCGGCCAATCGTGCTGAAAGCGCAAAATATGTTCCACTTCGGCGCCGCGCCAACCGTAAATCGATTGATCGTCGTCTCCTACTACGCACAAATTGCCATGCTCGCCGGCCAGCGATTTCACAATGCGGTACTGGCTGGCGTTGGTGTCTTGATATTCGTCAATCAGCAGATGATCGAAACGACGGGCTTCCGTGCGTTGGGCCGCCGGAAACTGCTCGAACAATTTATGCGTCAGCAGCAACAGGTCGTCGAAATCGACGGCGCCACCCGCTTTCAGCGCGTCTTGATACCGCCGATAAGCCGTCGCGGCCAAATGTTCGCGGTCGGTCTGGGCCTGTGCTGCGGCCTCATCGGGCTCCAGAGCCGCCGTTTTCCATCGCCCGATGAAATACAACAAGTCGCCCGGGCGCAGCCGATCGGCGCTGGCCCGCACTTCTCGCAATGCCTGCCGTGCCGCTCCTTCCTGATCGCCGCGATCGAAAATCACAAACTGCCGCGGATAGCCCAAGTGCTGAATTTGTCGCCGCAAAATGCGCACACACAGCGAATGAAACGTGGAAATTTCCGGCCGCCCGCTGCGCTGCCTTCCCAGCAATTCGGCGGCCCGTTGCTGCATTTCGCTGGCTGCCTTGTTGGTGAACGTCACGGCCAGAATCCGCTCCGGCTTCGTGCGCTGCCGAATCAGGTTGGCAATCCGAAACGTCACCACGCGTGTTTTGCCCGTACCGGCCCCAGCCAACACCAGGAGCGGCCCGGAAAGGGTTTCCACCGCCTCGCGTTGAGCTGCGTTGAGTGACATACGGTGTAGATGAATCGAGGGCCGACACCATTTAGCCGCTGGGCTTGCCCAGCGGCGGGTGCATGAAATAAATAGCACA is part of the Pirellulales bacterium genome and encodes:
- the cbiE gene encoding precorrin-6y C5,15-methyltransferase (decarboxylating) subunit CbiE — protein: MKKIHIIGIGDDGLEGITAQARRLIEEADLVLGAEATLSLLPKSGVTDQRVPLGGNLDDAVQQVSKAGNKKIAVLASGDPLFYGVARYLCDKLGKDRFEVVPHVSSMQLAFARVKESWEDAYLTNLASYPLNSVIEKIRVSDTVGLFTSEAFPPAAVAKALLAEQIDYFQAYVCENLGSPDERVTHGSLGEIAREQFSALNVMILVRRPETPDRPTDARPLRRFGNPDEVFLQSRPKRGLLTPAEVRSLALAELAIGAKSVVWDVGAGSGSVSIEAAQLAAEGTAYAIEMDPEDIELIKTNAQRFRVKNLVPVLGRAPEAWGNLPQPDCIFVGGSGREIARLVELAYKQLKPGGRLVATVGSIENLSAVRDGLQRQAGDVSVLLVNVARGTQQLESMRFVALNPTFLLSAVKPK
- a CDS encoding UvrD-helicase domain-containing protein, which encodes MSLNAAQREAVETLSGPLLVLAGAGTGKTRVVTFRIANLIRQRTKPERILAVTFTNKAASEMQQRAAELLGRQRSGRPEISTFHSLCVRILRRQIQHLGYPRQFVIFDRGDQEGAARQALREVRASADRLRPGDLLYFIGRWKTAALEPDEAAAQAQTDREHLAATAYRRYQDALKAGGAVDFDDLLLLTHKLFEQFPAAQRTEARRFDHLLIDEYQDTNASQYRIVKSLAGEHGNLCVVGDDDQSIYGWRGAEVEHILRFQHDWPDAKVICLEDNYRTCEAILEFANRLIAFNRQRHEKVLRASRPGGLQPVIVQCQDETDEAAHVVGDIKLRLQNLAIQPRDIAILCRTNEQPRPFEMELRHENIPYVLIGGQSFYDRREIKDVLAYLRVLDQPQDEPSLLRIINTPPRGIGQTTVKALLEHAVQQGLPLWDVLADLPPECKLTPVAQEAISKFRQLIESYRSRVGGEPPASLATHLISHIRYQDDLARQYPDVNEQQSRWASVQELINALAAFEKRTKKPTLRAFLDEVALGERDEAGDKESKLNRNAIALMTLHAAKGLEFPHVYLVGMEEGLLPHQKSVDAEKNGDQKAIDEERRLCYVGVTRAKDRLTLSLALSRLKWGKSRPTEPSRFLYELTGKTENREKRRPATGQKKHTAGKARAATAMRRPAIKQR
- a CDS encoding iron-sulfur cluster assembly accessory protein — translated: MAVSITERAAKEVKKILEDQKMEPTTLLRVGVAGGGCSGFQYSLGFDQKYDEKADSKYDCHGVSVVVDKKSALYLDGTTVDFYEGLEKRGFTFDNPNAVKSCGCGSSFQA
- a CDS encoding phosphoesterase, with amino-acid sequence MSLVHTEHVLVVPTELFRRLGYFQGFTCDVDRYLAELLSPGNTSYRPRGEMEENPGFKQLIPYVIFRHRDAAGRDYLFQYTRGKGMGESRLHSKRSVGVGGHISIDDCTAEGTVPYAEGMQRELDEEVIINTPYASRCVGLINDDQTPVGQVHLGVVHLFDVQRPAVEPREAEILDAGFRPAAELLADLDRFESWSQFCLRALFG
- a CDS encoding sulfotransferase, whose protein sequence is MLPDHPSKAAESYKSLVRSAKVEPLDLLHDRPQAVQGPNRGYRKFILLAHQRSGSSMMVDTLAKHPQILSFGELFVPGRIDFEIEGYDPHSAKLLALRNARPLQFLEEFVFSSYSNDIKAVGFKLFPDQIDNFSFRCVWKWLKRNPDIKIIYLTRRNLLATYASLQIAKRSGVFAIKNESERVQATIKIKPRKCLAEWRKRKRYHQLVEKKIKEREMLKWIYEDFTQSPDQHLRQVQQFLGVDVSDLKISTVKQEVRPLSAVIENYYQLQQHFSGTQWEQFFDLPPLPQPLLPASTRGAMPAFGSERTPGRKTARLRAGIPSKMFSRRSVMASALALSFFFVGLFFVQIFGSKVSAEDQTVTAINQTAARIEQYVQQHRELPTALDGLAASNSESKQATDAWSRPIKYKIIEPDTFELVSYGADGAPGGSGEGADIVRTYQVVAGQVRDLR
- a CDS encoding PIG-L family deacetylase, encoding MPDEKPLDVIAVGAHPDDVEIACGGTLAKLAKQGYRVGIVDLTDGEPTPNSPGPEARLAEADAAAKKLGVHVRVQLGLPNRRLFDTFEARVALGKVFRRYRPRLVFGFGEKTPLASPDHFQAMQITDAGVFYARLTKWDQHFDGLPVHTISAYLYYTLAFTSFGVPPGAGSIVVDITDTLEAKLAAIRCYQTQFGAAPEKQIEKRVQAFAVQLGTAAGFPAGEMFSSPRLIGTRDLMHFLFGQKPGDQPAPPEPPR
- a CDS encoding cysteine desulfurase family protein, yielding MRKPSIASIIHQPEAALLALRDRMAADLPIYMDNHATTRVDPRVLEVMLPFFSEHYGNAGSTSHQYGWEAREAVDAARESIAAAIGAQPREIVFTSGATESNNLALRGVADRALSKQGLSNSHAWPPHIISVITEHKAILDPLEYLAHHGCEITLLPVEQAGSERAGSISADQVAAAIRDNTVLVSVMLANNEIGVIQPLAEIGAVCRQRKILLHTDATQAVGKMPVNVDDLQVDLLSFSAHKIYGPKGVGALFVRRRAPLVKLEPQIFGGGQENGFRSGTANVPGMVGMARALELCREEMLMEQPRLAMLRDRLYAGLTEQFPDILVNGPVLEQSIHRDGAIRLPGNLNLSFGDVDGEALLLDMQDRLAVSSGSACTSANPQPSHVLRALGLSDDAVRSSLRFGLGRFNTAEEVETAIQIVVDSVTRLRKLGSLA